The Panicum virgatum strain AP13 chromosome 5K, P.virgatum_v5, whole genome shotgun sequence genome has a window encoding:
- the LOC120709980 gene encoding molybdate transporter 2-like, with protein MASAAAADPLLPGEGSGRRPGPGFLPSSIRLKTSVWSELGGAVGDLGTYIPIVLALSLASHLDLGTTLIFTALYNFATGLLFGIPMPVQPMKSIAAVALSSAHLTVPQIMSAGLAVAAVLLFLGATGLMTCIYRLLPLPVVRGVQLSQGLSFAFTAVKYIRYVQDFSHSSSASTAAPRPLLGLDGLVLALAALLFIILATGSGDDEDVASDGTIRRRRSCSRVPAALIVFALGLLLCFVRDPSIVRGLRFGPAPLRIVKITWDDFKTGFWEGAVPQLPLSVLNSVIAVCKLSSDLFPERAELSPARVSVSVGLMNFVGCWFGAMPCCHGAGGLAGQYRFGGRSGASVVFLAVGKLALGLVFGNSFVTILGQFPIGILGVMLLFSGVELAMASRDMGTKEESFVMLICAGVSLTGSSAALGFISGIVLYLLLRVRDVDYRGLLGHWGAGRRQTGSKVGGDGDEDA; from the coding sequence atggcgtccgccgccgccgccgacccgctccTCCCCGGCGAGggcagcggccgccgccccggccccgggTTCCTCCCCTCCTCCATCCGCCTCAAGACGTCCGTCTGGTCCGAGctgggcggcgcggtgggcgacCTGGGCACCTACATCCCCATCGTGCTCGCGCTGTCGCTGGCGTCGCACCTCGACCTCGGCACCACGCTCATCTTCACCGCGCTCTACAACTTCGCCACGGGCCTGCTCTTCGGCATCCCCATGCCCGTGCAGCCCATGAAGTCgatcgccgccgtcgcgctctCCTCGGCGCACCTCACCGTCCCGCAGATCATGTCCGCGGGGCTCGCggtcgccgccgtcctgctcttCCTCGGCGCCACGGGCCTCATGACCTGCATCTAccgcctcctcccgctcccCGTCGTGCGCGGCGTCCAGCTCTCGCAGGGGCTCTCCTTCGCCTTCACCGCCGTCAAGTACATCCGCTACGTCCAGGACTTCTCCCACTCGTCCtctgcctccaccgccgcgccgcgcccgctccTCGGCCTCGACGGCCTGgtcctcgcgctcgccgcgcttCTGTTCATCATCCTCGCCACCGGctccggcgacgacgaggacgtcgCCAGCGACGGcaccatccgccgccgccgctcctgcagCCGCGTCCCGGCGGCGCTCATCGTGTTCGCGCTCGGCCTGCTGCTCTGCTTCGTGCGCGACCCGTCGATCGTGCGGGGCCTTCGCTTCGGGCCGGCGCCGCTGCGGATCGTCAAGATCACCTGGGACGACTTCAAGACCGGGTTCTGGGAAGGCGCCGTGCCGCAGCTCCCGCTGTCCGTGCTCAACTCGGTGATCGCCGTGTGCAAGCTCTCGTCGGACCTGTTCCCCGAGCGCGCCGAGCTCTCCCCGGCGAGGGTGTCGGTGAGCGTGGGCCTCATGAACTTCGTCGGCTGCTGGTTCGGCGCCATGCCGTGCTGCCACGGCGCGGGCGGGCTGGCGGGGCAGTACCGCTTCGGCGGCCGGAGCGGCGCGTCCGTGGTGTTCCTGGCCGTCGGCAAGCTGGCGCTGGGGCTCGTGTTCGGCAACTCGTTCGTGACGATCCTCGGCCAGTTCCCGATCGGGATACTGGGCGTCATGCTGCTCTTCTCTGGGGTCGAGCTCGCCATGGCGTCGCGCGACATGGGCACCAAGGAAGAGTCCTTCGTCATGCTCATCTGCGCCGGCGTGTCGCTCACGGGGTCGAGCGCCGCACTGGGTTTCATCTCGGGGATTGTTCTGTACTTGCTGCTGCGCGTCCGGGACGTGGACTACCGAGGCCTGCTCGGCCATTGGGGCGCTGGCCGGCGGCAAACCGGGAGCAAAGTTGGAGGAGACGGTGACGAAGATGCTTGA
- the LOC120709981 gene encoding DELLA protein SLR1-like yields the protein MAMGGAFPFQWPADPGLDAAALPPLPTVVPDAGVAYYAGAAGMHAAQLELPDLSAALAAMRREEEEAAGIRLVHLLMSCAGAVEAGDHAGAAAHLADANAALATVSPASGIGRVATHFTAALSRRLFPPTPSPPPLPAAADADLYHHFYEAGPYLKFAHFTANQAILEAVQGCRHVHIIDFNLMQGLQWPALIQALALRPGGPPFLRLTGIGPPSPPGRDDLRDVGVRLADLARSVRVHFSFRGVAANRLDEVRPWMLQVSQGEAVAVNSVLQLHRLVAADPPAADARAPIDAVLECVASLRPRVFTVVEQEADHNKPGFLDRFTEALFYYSAVFDSLDAASGGAGGAAAEAYLEREICDIVCGEGAERRERHEPLRRWRERLGRAGLGGVPLGANALRQARMLVGLFSGEGHCVEEAEGCLTLGWHGRPLFSASAWRAEEGNQSDSNADGGSGSGSVSEESNISCSS from the coding sequence ATGGCCATGGGCGGCGCGTTCCCCTTCCAGTGGCCCGCCGACCCggggctcgacgccgccgccctgcccccgCTCCCCACCGTGGTGCCCGACGCCGGGGTGGCGTACTACGCGGGCGCGGCCGGCATGCATGCGGCGCAGCTGGAGCTGCCCGATCTCTCCGCGGCGCTGGCTGCGatgcggcgggaggaggaggaggccgcgggcATCCGCCTCGTGCACCTCCTCATGAgctgcgccggcgccgtcgaggcCGGGGACCACGCGGGGGCCGCCGCGCACCTGGCCGACGCGAACGCCGCGCTCGCCACCGTCTCGCCGGCCTCCGGCATCGGCCGCGTCGCTACCCACTTCACCGCCGCGCTGTCCCGGCGGCTGTTCCCCCCCAcaccgtcgcctccgccgctgcccgccgccgcggacgccgacCTCTACCACCACTTCTACGAGGCGGGGCCCTACCTCAAGTTCGCGCACTTCACGGCCAACCAGGCCATCCTGGAGGCCGTCCAGGGCTGCCGGCACGTACACATCATCGACTTCAACCTCATGCAGGGCCTCCAGTGGCCCGCGCTGATCCAGGCCCTCGCGCTCCGCCCCGGCGGGCCGCCGTTCCTCCGCCTCACCGGCATTGGCCCGCCCTCCCCGCCGGGCCGCGACGACCTCCGCGACGTCGGCGTCCGCCTCGCCGACCTGGCGCGCTCCGTGCGCGTCCACTTCTCCTTCCGCGGCGTGGCCGCCAACCGCCTCGACGAGGTCCGCCCCTGGATGCTGCAGGTGTCGCAGGGCGAGGCCGTCGCCGTCAACTCGGTGCTCCAGCTCCACCGCCTggtcgccgccgacccgcccgcGGCCGACGCCCGGGCGCCCATCGACGCCGTCCTCGAGTGCGTGGCCTCCCTGCGGCCCCGGGTGTTCACGGTGGTGGAGCAGGAGGCCGACCACAACAAGCCGGGGTTCCTGGACCGGTTCACGGAGGCGCTCTTCTACTACTCGGCGGTGTTCGACTCCCTggacgcggcgagcggcggcgcgggcggcgcggcggccgaggcgTACCTGGAGCGGGAGATCTGCGACATCGTGTGCGGCGAGGGCGCAGAGCGGCGGGAGCGGCACGAGCcgctgcggcggtggcgggagcgGCTGGGGCGCGCGGGGCTGGGCGGCGTGCCGCTGGGGGCGAACGCGCTGCGGCAGGCGAGGATGCTGGTGGGGCTCTTCTCCGGGGAGGGCCACTgcgtggaggaggccgaggggtgCCTGACGCTGGGGTGGCACGGGCGGCCGCTCTTCTCGGCGTCCGcgtggcgggcggaggagggcaATCAGAGCGACAGCAACgcggacggcggcagcggcagcggcagcgtcaGCGAGGAGAGCAATATCAGCTGCAGCAGCTAG